In Zonotrichia leucophrys gambelii isolate GWCS_2022_RI unplaced genomic scaffold, RI_Zleu_2.0 Scaffold_136_121556, whole genome shotgun sequence, one DNA window encodes the following:
- the LOC135460964 gene encoding serine/threonine-protein kinase PAK 3-like, protein MSLQVAIKKMSLRGQNRERAVNEILLLKDKKHPNIVNSLDSFLVDGDLWLVMEFMDGGTLQDVVRQTRMAEGEMAAVSRECLQGLDFLHSERVIHRDLKSSNILLGMDGSVRESVKATA, encoded by the exons ATGTCCCTTCAGGTGGCCATCAAGAAAATGAGTCTCAGAGGGCAGAACAGGGAACGAGCTGTGAATGAGATCCTGCTCCTGAAGGACAAGAAGCACCCCAACATTGTCAACTCTTTGGACAG CTTCCTTGTTGATGGAGATCTCTGGCTGGTGATGGAATTCATGGATGGAGGAACTTTGCAGGATGTTGTCAGACAGACACGCATGGCTGAAGGAGAGATGGCAGCTGTCAGTCGGGAG TGTCTGCAGGGCCTGGATTTCCTCCATTCAGAGCGGGTCATCCACAGGGATCTGAAGAGCTCCAACATCCTCCTGGGCATGGATGGCTCTGTCAGGGAATCAGTAAAAGCCACTGCATGA